The proteins below are encoded in one region of Eubacterium sp. 1001713B170207_170306_E7:
- the glpK gene encoding glycerol kinase GlpK: protein MSKYILVMDQGTTGSRGIVYNEQGKAIALDYEEYEQFFPQSGWWDQSGLTVWNVTLKTARNAIKKAGLEGKDISAIGITNQRETTTLWDKNTGVPVHNSIVWGCRRTTEICQGLIEKGYNDMVNKKTGLVIDPTYSATKIRWVLDNVPAAQEKAENGDLLFGTIDSWLLWNLTKGKVHATDYSNAARTMVFNSYDLKWDDELMDMLDLPWKIFPEVKESVGLFGYADPEWFGAEIPITGIAGDQSAALFGQACFEEGTAKNTYGTSAVPLMFTGDKAPETEKGLLTVAWGKDGKVKYSMGASILIAGQVIQWLRDKVNICEKAADTEAMAESIPDNGGLYFVPAFTGLGAPHWNMNARGMMIGITAATTKEQMARAALESMAYQTRDLLEEMERNSGVKLKELKVDGGAAQNDFLMQFQADILNCNVIRPKDIETTALGACYLAGLGCGIFENEDQIKALWEADRVFTPQMDEATREALYAQWCKAVEKSKDWL from the coding sequence CCCGCAGTCTGGCTGGTGGGATCAGAGTGGTCTGACTGTTTGGAATGTGACCTTGAAAACCGCGCGCAACGCTATCAAGAAAGCCGGTCTGGAAGGAAAAGACATCTCTGCTATCGGTATTACCAACCAGCGTGAAACCACCACCTTGTGGGATAAGAACACTGGCGTGCCAGTGCACAACTCCATTGTCTGGGGCTGCCGTCGTACTACCGAAATTTGTCAGGGTCTGATCGAAAAGGGCTATAACGATATGGTCAATAAAAAGACAGGTCTTGTAATCGACCCCACCTATTCGGCTACCAAGATCCGCTGGGTTTTAGACAATGTGCCGGCAGCCCAGGAAAAAGCCGAAAACGGCGATCTGCTCTTTGGCACCATTGATTCCTGGCTGCTGTGGAACCTGACAAAGGGCAAGGTACACGCCACCGATTATTCCAACGCGGCCCGTACCATGGTCTTTAATTCCTACGACCTGAAATGGGACGACGAGCTTATGGACATGCTGGATCTGCCCTGGAAGATCTTCCCGGAAGTCAAGGAATCCGTAGGCCTCTTTGGCTACGCCGACCCTGAATGGTTTGGCGCTGAAATCCCAATCACCGGGATTGCCGGCGACCAGTCCGCCGCTTTGTTTGGACAGGCCTGTTTTGAAGAAGGAACCGCGAAAAATACCTACGGCACCAGCGCCGTTCCGCTCATGTTTACGGGCGACAAAGCACCGGAAACCGAAAAAGGCCTGCTGACCGTTGCCTGGGGCAAGGACGGCAAGGTCAAATACTCCATGGGCGCCAGCATTCTCATCGCTGGACAGGTTATCCAGTGGCTGCGCGATAAGGTTAACATCTGTGAAAAAGCAGCGGACACCGAAGCTATGGCCGAAAGCATTCCGGACAACGGCGGCCTGTACTTTGTACCAGCCTTCACCGGCCTGGGTGCGCCGCACTGGAACATGAACGCTCGCGGCATGATGATTGGGATCACCGCTGCCACCACCAAGGAACAAATGGCCCGCGCGGCCCTCGAATCCATGGCGTACCAGACCCGCGACCTGCTCGAAGAAATGGAACGGAACTCCGGCGTCAAGCTCAAAGAGTTGAAAGTCGACGGCGGCGCCGCCCAAAACGATTTCCTCATGCAGTTCCAGGCCGATATCCTGAACTGTAATGTTATAAGACCAAAAGATATTGAAACCACCGCCCTTGGCGCCTGCTACCTGGCTGGTCTGGGCTGCGGCATTTTCGAAAACGAAGACCAGATCAAGGCCCTGTGGGAAGCCGACCGCGTCTTTACCCCGCAGATGGACGAAGCGACACGCGAAGCCCTGTACGCCCAGTGGTGTAAAGCCGTCGAAAAATCAAAAGACTGGCTCTAA